DNA sequence from the Anaerolineales bacterium genome:
TGACCGAAGAGCCGCCCGCGACCCTCATCCCGGAAGGGTCCGAATGACGCGGGAGAAACGCGGCGATCGCGAATCGCGCAAAGACGACTCCGGAATCGCCGGCGGCGGACGACCGCCCGGCGGGGATGCGCTGCTGACGGGAATGGTCGTCAAGGCCCAGTCCGGCTTCTACACCGTGCGGACCGAGCACGGGCGGATCACGTGCCAGTTGCGCGGCCGGCTGAAGAAGAAACGCGTCGCGACGGACCTCGCGGCGGTGGGCGATCGCGTGAGAATCATGCCGCTGCCCGACGGCACGGGCGCGATCGAGGAGATCCTTCCGCGGAACCGGGTCCTTTCCCGCTCGTCGCCCTCCGCCGGCGGGCGGCGCGGGTTCGCCGAAAGCGCAACCGAACAGGTGATTGTCGCCAATCCCGACCAGGCGGTGTTCATCTTCGCCTGCGCCGAACCCGCGCCGCACTTGCGGATGCTCGACCGGTTCCTGGTGGCGGCCGAACGGGCGGAGATCCCGGCCGTGGTGTGCGCTAACAAGACCGACCTGGCGGAAGCGGGTTGGGCGGAAGCGCATTTCGGCCTATACCGCAAGGTGGGGTATCCGGTGCTGTTCACCTCGGCCAGGACGGGCGCCGGCGTGGACCAATTCCGGGCGATTCTGCGCGGTAAACTCAGCGTGCTTTCGGGACCTTCCGG
Encoded proteins:
- the rsgA gene encoding ribosome small subunit-dependent GTPase A gives rise to the protein MTREKRGDRESRKDDSGIAGGGRPPGGDALLTGMVVKAQSGFYTVRTEHGRITCQLRGRLKKKRVATDLAAVGDRVRIMPLPDGTGAIEEILPRNRVLSRSSPSAGGRRGFAESATEQVIVANPDQAVFIFACAEPAPHLRMLDRFLVAAERAEIPAVVCANKTDLAEAGWAEAHFGLYRKVGYPVLFTSARTGAGVDQFRAILRGKLSVLSGPSGVGKSSLLNAVQPGLGLAVSHVSHSNRKGRHTTVAPELIELEEGGYVADTPGLRAIAFWDIAPEELDAYFPEIRPLVEMCEFGDCTHEDTPGCAVIRAVAEGKISPERYDSYLRLRHGET